The Paenibacillus mucilaginosus 3016 genome includes the window CGCCCGGCTGCAGGCGGCCGGGTTCCTCGACAGCATCGACGGGGAGGCGGACAGCGCTGGTATCCGCTGGGAGGACTTCCATCCGGCCGTCGTCGATTCCACCGTGGCGGATGGCCGGCATTATGCGGTGCCGCTCGACACCCATTTTTACGTCATGTACTACAACAAGCGGTGGCTGAGGGAAGCGGAGCTGCTGACCGGCGATGGGAAGCCGAGGCTCGGCCCCGGGGAGGAGGGCTTCACCCGGTTTCTCCAAAGGGTTCGGGAGCGTGTGCCGCAGGAGGTGGCTCCACTGGCCATGCCCAGCGTGCGGATCGACGCCTATTGGTTATGGTGGTCGCTGTATAACCAGATCGACGGAGGCGGAGTCATGCTCACGGATAACGGCGGGCCGGCCCTGCAGGAGGCGGCGGCGCTGAGGGCTCTGACCTATGTCGAAGGCCTGTATGACAGCGGACTCATTCCGCCCGACATCTCCGATGCCGTGAAGCTGTTCTCCGAAGGACAGGCGGCGGTCCTGTTCCTCGGGGTATGGGGGACGGGCATCTTCGAGAAGGTGCCGGAGCTCGACTTCGGTGTAGTTCCCTTCCCCACGCTGTATGACCGGCCGGCCTCCTGGGGGGACTCGCATACGTTCGCTTTTCCGGCCGGGACACAGAAGAACAGGGAGAAGCGTGTCGCCGCCCTCTCCTTCGCGAACTGGGTGGCCCGGCACGGGGCCGACTGGGCGAAGGCAGGGCACATTCCCGCCGCCTTCCATGCGGTCGATTCGCCGGACTTCCGGGCGCTCCGGCACCGGTCCGACTATGCGGCGGCGGCCGAATATACGGCTTATTACCCGAAGAGCCCGAAGCTGGGACTCATCCATGCAGGAGCCCAGAGGAGCTTCGAGCTGATGCTGGCCGGCAAACGGACGCCCGGCGAAGTGCTGGCGGAGCTGAAGCGGACGATCGAGGAGAATGCGGGGGAGCAGGGGCCATGAGACGGATGGATCTTCGCGATACCCTGCATCGTCAGCCGCTGCTTCACAAATTTATCCTCGTGAGCCTGGTTCTGATCTCTCTGCCTCTTCTTGTCGCGAGCACGGTCAGCTATCTGGGCTACTCGGCCTCAATCCAGCGCAATGTCGGCAAGTATCAGGGGGATGCCGTCCGGGAGCTGACCGCCAACATCGATACGTACATGAAGGAGCTCGGCCTGCTGTCGACCCTGCCTTACCAGCAGCCGGAGGTGATGCGGTTCCTGGCATCCGCGCGCCAGGAGGGCCGGCCTCCGTCGTTCGACGAACGGGCTGCCCTCGAAGAGCTGGTGAAGCTTGTGTTCACGAACGGGCGGGTCGACGTGGTGGGGCTGTATCTCTACGGCGAGCGGGGGGCGGCCTACGTGCTCCGGCCGGACAGCGCCGCTCACTTCTCCGCGCCCGGCTGGCGGGAGGAGTCCTGGGTGGAGGCGGCCTCCCGTACGGGCCGGGGCGTGTACATTGGGCTGCATGAAGTGAGATCCACCAGCGGCGCCCCGTTCGAGGTCTTCTCGCTGGCCCGCAAGCTGCGGAGCCTCGAGACCGGCGAGGACCTCGGGTATATCGTGCTCGATGTCGATGTTCGCAGCGTCCGGAGCAAGCTGGACCAAATGTCCACCTCACCCTACGAGGAAGTGGCCCTGGTGGACAATCAGGGCTCTACCGTCTACACGAAGGGCACCGGTCTGTCCGGAGAACCGCTGGCAGGCTACCGGGGGGCAGGGACGCTGAACGTCACCCGGGAGGGCCGTGAGGAGCTGCTGACCTACCGGACCTCCGAGGTCACAGGCTGGACCACGGTGAAGACGGTCCCCATGGCGGTGCTCCTGCAGGAGACCGAGAGTGTGCGCCGTTCGATCGTCGGCATCGGCCTGCTCTGCCTGCTGCTCGGTGTTGTGCTGTCGGTCTGGCTCTCCCTGCGCATTACGCGGCCCCTCAGCCGCCTGCGCAGCGTCATGAAGCGGGTGGAGCGCGGGGAGCTGGGTGTGTCCGTGCCGATCGAGAGCCGGGATGAGGTCGGGCAGCTCAGCCAGACGTTCAACCTGATGGTCTCGCGCCTCAGCGATCTCGGCTACCGGCTCTATGAGTCGGAGATCCGGGAGAAGGATTCCCAGATCGCCGCGCTGCAGAGCCAGATTAATCCGCATTTTTTGTACAACACGCTCGGTTCCATCTCGATGTACGCGGAGCTTGGCGGCAGCCGGGAGGTGGTCCGGATGACGAATAACCTGAGCCGCCTGCTCCGCTACAGCATCGGCAGCAACCGGCATGAGGTGCCGCTGTCGCAGGAGCTCGAGCACGTGAACGGGTACATGGCCATTCAAGGCATCCGGTATGAGGAGCGGCTGACCTTCATCACGGAGATCGGGGAGGAGCTGCTCGGCTTCGCGGTGATCCGCCTGATCCTCCAGCCGGTTGTCGAGAACTGCATCATCCACGGCTTCGAAAAAGGCTGGGGCAGCGGAACGATCCGGCTCAGCGCCGTCCGGGAGAACGGCTGCATGCGGATCACCGTTGCGGATGACGGGCCGGGCATGGAGCCTATCCGGCTGCAGGAGCTGCGCCGGAAAATTCTGGAGGCCCCGCTGCCGGACGGTCCGGGAGGGCATGGGCTGGTGAATGTGCACCGGCGGATCGCCCTGAGGTACGGGAACCGGTACGGGCTGACCGTCGACAGCGGACCGGGAAGAGGCACAAGCGTCAGCCTGCTGCTTCCCCTCGTCAGCATGAGGGAAGACGGACACCCCAGCAGAGAAAGGGAGGAACGGTATGCCGACCATACTGATCGTGGATGACGAGTCGATTTTTCGCAGAGGGCTGGAGCATATGCTGGCGGAGCTGTCGCCCGACTGGACGGTCAGCGGTACGGCCAGGGACGGGGTGGAGGCGCTGGAGCGGATGGAAGCCTGCCTGCCCGACGTGGTGATCACGGATATCCGGATGCCCCGGATGGACGGCATCCAGCTGCAGTCGATCATTAAGGAACAATACCCCCGGGTGCGCTGCATCGTGATGAGCGGCTACAGCGACTTTGCCTACGCCCGGGAGTCGCTGAAGATGGGGGCGAAGGATTATCTTATGAAGCCTCCCGAGTGGGAAGAGCTCTTCGGCACGCTCTCCAAGCTGAAGGAGGAGTGGCTCGAAGAGAGCGTGAGACGGCAGGAGTCCGCGGAGGGGGACCGGGAGGAGAAGCAGGTGCGGCTGCAGCTCCGCCAGCACATCCTCTCTTCACTGGTGGCGGGCACGGTCCAGGAGGAGGAGCTGGAGCTGCTGGACCGCGTGGGCCTGAGCTTCCCTTACCCGAGCTGGACATGCTGCGTGGTCCATCTCGACCGCGATTCGGTCACGGCAGGGCGGTATTCGCTTGCGGATCCTTCGCTCTTCGCGCTCTTCATCTCCCAGTTCGTGCAGGAGCTCATTCCTCCGCGGATGCGGGGAGAGGTCTTCATCGCCGGAGACTCGAAGGTGGTGGCTCTCCTGAACCATGAAGCAGGCGAACCGGAGCATGAGGAGGTGGTCCGCCTGGCGAAGCGCGTATGCCATCAGATCCGGACCCTGTCGAGCCTGACGGTCACGATCGGGGTGGGCGGCGCGGCAGGCGATCTCGAGTCGGCGGCGCGCTCGTTCGCCGAGGCGGAGATGGCGCTGCTGTACCGCCTGGTGCAGGGCGGCGACCGCGTGCTGGCGTACGAGGCCACCGCCGGGCACGCGGGGCGGAAGGCGGAGCTGCCCGGCAGCGACTGGCGCCTGCTGGAGGAAGCGCTCCTGGAGGGCCGTACGGCGGATGCCGGGGCGGCGGCCCGCCAGTGGGCGGGCGAGCTCGTCAGCCGCAGCGCCGACCCGGGTGCGATCCAGCAGCAGGTCTGCAAGACCGTGCTGCACTTCTACGAGGCGGCGGTGAGGCGGGACTGCGTGCAGGCGTGGCTCGGGGCGAAGGAGGTCAAGCAGGTGCTGGCGGAGCTGTGCTCGATCTCCTCGCGGACCGAGCTCACGGAGGCGTTCGGCGGGATCCTCGGCCGCCTCGCGGCCGTGTTGTCCTCCCGAAGGGCGGATGCAGCCGTGCATCCGGTGGACGGGGTGCTGGCATATATCCGCGAGCATTATGCGGAGCCCATTACACTGAGCGGGGCGGCTGAGAAGGTGTACCTGAACCCCTCCTACCTCAGCACCCTGTTCAAGAGCCGGCTCGGAGTGTCGTTCATCGAATATTTGACGAACCTGCGGGTGGAGGAGGCGAAGAAGCGGCTGCTGTATTCACGGGAGAAGATCGCCTCCATCGCGGAGGCGTCGGGCTTCTCGAACATCCGGCACTTCAACCGGGTGTTCAAGTCGGCCACCGGCCTTACGCCGCTGGAGTTCCGGAAGGAGCGCCGCGGGGAGGACCCGCTGTAATGCGGTCCGGCTGCCATGGAACTGCGGGACGGGCGGGGGGAGGCGCTGGGTGAAGGAAGCTCACAGCTCCGGAGCAGCCAAGGCAAGGACAACGAGAGGAACTCTCCAAGGATCTGCAGGATGCAGGTCCTTTTCGGCATGGGGAGGGAAGCCTGAAGGCCATTGATGAAAGCGTTTTTAAATGGTAAGCTAGGGAAAAAATTGAAAACGTACGATAAAGCAGCTTGTCAGAATGAGGAGAGAAGACGGGGGCGCTGCCATGTCCAATAAGGTCCAGGAGGATGATACAGGATGAGGATGAATCTGTATTACCGGATGCTGCTGTCCTACACGCCGATCTTTTTTGTGGTGATTTCTGTTTTGATTTTTTCCTTTTATTCCGTCTTCAGCAGCTCCGCCGAGAACCAGCTCCGGATGATGAATGAGGCCATTGCCGTGAAGGTGCTTCAAGCCATCGACGCCAACCTCAAATCGGCGGAACGCATGGTGATCAAAGAGGTTAATATCAACCGCTCCCTTTCCGATTTTTTTACCTCCGCCGAAGACCAGGCACTGTACGACTACTTCCGCATCTCGCAGAATATGGACGAGCTTTCCTCCATTCTCCCTTTCTCCAATTCCATCTACTTATACAATGCCAATACCGGTATGGTGTTATCCAGAAGCGGCCTCTCTCCGCTGGATCAGTTCGGGGACCGTCCTTTCCTGGAATCCGTCTACCGTTCCATAGGGAACCGGAGCGGGTGGACCGATCCCCGCACGTTCAAGGAGTTCAATCATGACACCGTCGAAGAGCAGGTCGTATCGCTGGTCAAGCTGTATCCCTACAGCGGGGAGAAGCAGGGCATGATCGTGATCAATATCCGGATCCAGGCCCTGCTCCGGTTTGTCAAGGAACTGAACGGGAACGAAGCCGGCCCCGTGCTGCTCCTGGGAAGCGGCGGGAGTCCGTTCGAGAAGAGCGGCCCCGGCGCCGCTGAGCCGTCCGTTCCGGAGCAGGAGACCTTCGTTCGTACGAAATCCGTCTATACGGGCTGGGCCTATGTCTCAGGCGGTCCCGGCGGCAGGCAGCTGTCGCTGCTCTCCGGGTTGAATCAGGTGTGGATGATCGTCGGGCTGTCTGTGACCGCGTGCGGCCTCCTCTGGTTCACCTACATCACCCACCGCAACTACAAGCCGATCCAGATGATCGCCGGGCGTATCCGGAATTATACCAAGCGCAAGAGCGGCGAGCTGGTGGGGCGTGCGGAGAAGGACGAATTGAAATTCATCGAAGCGGCCATCGACGGACTGCTGGAGAGGGCCGGGCAGTACGAGCAGCTGCATAAGGATGATCTGCACCTCCGCCGGAGGCAGATGCTGTTCGATTGGCTCGAAGGGCACAAGGCGCTGCCGGCGGCGCAGTGGAAGGAAGAG containing:
- a CDS encoding ABC transporter substrate-binding protein yields the protein MRRIGRLCRSAALLTAVTLGTGGCLGWGTQEGPLPADHESATTNITFWTPFSGGDGLYMIDLVKRYNQENRDGVTVNLINNKSEDYYTKLTTSIVTEEAPDVAVVHASQFARLQAAGFLDSIDGEADSAGIRWEDFHPAVVDSTVADGRHYAVPLDTHFYVMYYNKRWLREAELLTGDGKPRLGPGEEGFTRFLQRVRERVPQEVAPLAMPSVRIDAYWLWWSLYNQIDGGGVMLTDNGGPALQEAAALRALTYVEGLYDSGLIPPDISDAVKLFSEGQAAVLFLGVWGTGIFEKVPELDFGVVPFPTLYDRPASWGDSHTFAFPAGTQKNREKRVAALSFANWVARHGADWAKAGHIPAAFHAVDSPDFRALRHRSDYAAAAEYTAYYPKSPKLGLIHAGAQRSFELMLAGKRTPGEVLAELKRTIEENAGEQGP
- a CDS encoding cache domain-containing sensor histidine kinase, whose protein sequence is MRRMDLRDTLHRQPLLHKFILVSLVLISLPLLVASTVSYLGYSASIQRNVGKYQGDAVRELTANIDTYMKELGLLSTLPYQQPEVMRFLASARQEGRPPSFDERAALEELVKLVFTNGRVDVVGLYLYGERGAAYVLRPDSAAHFSAPGWREESWVEAASRTGRGVYIGLHEVRSTSGAPFEVFSLARKLRSLETGEDLGYIVLDVDVRSVRSKLDQMSTSPYEEVALVDNQGSTVYTKGTGLSGEPLAGYRGAGTLNVTREGREELLTYRTSEVTGWTTVKTVPMAVLLQETESVRRSIVGIGLLCLLLGVVLSVWLSLRITRPLSRLRSVMKRVERGELGVSVPIESRDEVGQLSQTFNLMVSRLSDLGYRLYESEIREKDSQIAALQSQINPHFLYNTLGSISMYAELGGSREVVRMTNNLSRLLRYSIGSNRHEVPLSQELEHVNGYMAIQGIRYEERLTFITEIGEELLGFAVIRLILQPVVENCIIHGFEKGWGSGTIRLSAVRENGCMRITVADDGPGMEPIRLQELRRKILEAPLPDGPGGHGLVNVHRRIALRYGNRYGLTVDSGPGRGTSVSLLLPLVSMREDGHPSREREERYADHTDRG
- a CDS encoding response regulator, whose product is MPTILIVDDESIFRRGLEHMLAELSPDWTVSGTARDGVEALERMEACLPDVVITDIRMPRMDGIQLQSIIKEQYPRVRCIVMSGYSDFAYARESLKMGAKDYLMKPPEWEELFGTLSKLKEEWLEESVRRQESAEGDREEKQVRLQLRQHILSSLVAGTVQEEELELLDRVGLSFPYPSWTCCVVHLDRDSVTAGRYSLADPSLFALFISQFVQELIPPRMRGEVFIAGDSKVVALLNHEAGEPEHEEVVRLAKRVCHQIRTLSSLTVTIGVGGAAGDLESAARSFAEAEMALLYRLVQGGDRVLAYEATAGHAGRKAELPGSDWRLLEEALLEGRTADAGAAARQWAGELVSRSADPGAIQQQVCKTVLHFYEAAVRRDCVQAWLGAKEVKQVLAELCSISSRTELTEAFGGILGRLAAVLSSRRADAAVHPVDGVLAYIREHYAEPITLSGAAEKVYLNPSYLSTLFKSRLGVSFIEYLTNLRVEEAKKRLLYSREKIASIAEASGFSNIRHFNRVFKSATGLTPLEFRKERRGEDPL
- a CDS encoding helix-turn-helix domain-containing protein; the protein is MRMNLYYRMLLSYTPIFFVVISVLIFSFYSVFSSSAENQLRMMNEAIAVKVLQAIDANLKSAERMVIKEVNINRSLSDFFTSAEDQALYDYFRISQNMDELSSILPFSNSIYLYNANTGMVLSRSGLSPLDQFGDRPFLESVYRSIGNRSGWTDPRTFKEFNHDTVEEQVVSLVKLYPYSGEKQGMIVINIRIQALLRFVKELNGNEAGPVLLLGSGGSPFEKSGPGAAEPSVPEQETFVRTKSVYTGWAYVSGGPGGRQLSLLSGLNQVWMIVGLSVTACGLLWFTYITHRNYKPIQMIAGRIRNYTKRKSGELVGRAEKDELKFIEAAIDGLLERAGQYEQLHKDDLHLRRRQMLFDWLEGHKALPAAQWKEEMARLQLPSDFERLTAAVVEIDRYSHFTAAYNASDRYLLTFVLSNVLQEIAQGEGLYVWNEWLEPQQMTIIFYQESGAGQERVRDAMSKLQAWTADNLGFTVSAGIGSEAPDPEEAPQSYAEAKEHVSYKPVFGVGALIGSGDLQFKAKGRIFPHLQSARTVAKSLRTGDGKWQEHLLQLYQELKKGRFSQTDIDTVTSYMIYHLHKEMMDMSDEVNRLLQEEYVPELEEIAGGSETLEEWSDRLSAALTRLEVRVRSLRSVKNNYALIGQVKEYIEKHYADPNLSLNQISDRFEMNPRYLSRLFKEEFGEKFIDYMLRVRLEEAQKLLLHTSLPVQDIAERVGYVHVISFHRAFKNMYGQPPGHYRKRADA